The segment TAGTAAGAGCTATAAGGAAAAGAAGATGATGTGGTGGAAAAAGCCTTTTGGCATTTTCCCGTCAGTATAAGAAGAACAGGAAGCAATAACATATGCTTGTATTTCTAGACGAATCAGGAGATACGGGATTAAAAATTGAAAAGGGCTCTTCTGCCATTTTCATTATTGTCCTCGTCATTTTTGAAGATGAGGAAGAGGCAGATTCTGCTGATAAAGCCATTCAGAAGCTAAGGCATTCTCTGGGCTTCAGTGATGCTCACGAATTTCATTTCACGAGCACGAAACCCGGCATAAAGAAAAAATTCTTTGAAACCATTGCACGCCATAATTTCACTTATCATGGAGTAGTTATTCAAAAAGATCTTCTTCCGGAGGATCTTTGTGAGCTTTCGGGAACAGTGCACAAACCCATGAGCGCAAAAAAGAAATTGGAGAAGATTGCTGCGTAAGCTATCTACGAATCAGGAGGAGAGTTGTTGGTTCTTGTGAGCGCTTTCGGATAATTCCACGGCATCCATGCTGATGGATCTTTACGTACCTCTTCAGAATGCCGTTGCAACTCGGTCATATAGTCGAAGGGATTCACTCCATTCAACTCACAGGTGTGGATGAGACTCATGTAGAGATCG is part of the Desulfomonilia bacterium genome and harbors:
- a CDS encoding DUF3800 domain-containing protein; its protein translation is MLVFLDESGDTGLKIEKGSSAIFIIVLVIFEDEEEADSADKAIQKLRHSLGFSDAHEFHFTSTKPGIKKKFFETIARHNFTYHGVVIQKDLLPEDLCELSGTVHKPMSAKKKLEKIAA